Genomic DNA from Halorussus rarus:
CCGGGGGATCGACGGTAAACTCGGCGTCTTCATGCACGACAACCCCGACCCCGACGCCATCGCCAGCGCGGTGGCGCTGTGTCGCATCGCCGAGCAGGTCGGCGTCGAGGCCGAACCCTGCTACTTCGGCGACATCTCCCACCAGGAGAACCGGGCGTTCGTCAATCTGCTCGAACTGGACCTCCGGAACCTGGAACCGGAGGAGTTCGACCCCGACGAGTTCGGCGGCATCGCGCTGGTCGACCACTCCCGGCCCGGCATCAACGACCAGCTTCCGCCCGACACCGCGGTCGACATCGTCGTCGACCACCACCCGCCGAAGGAGGCCCCCGAGGCGGCGTTCGTCGACCTCCGGAGCGACGTGGGCGCGACCTCCACGCTGCTGGCCGAGCACGTCCAGCGACTCGGCATCGAACTCGACGAGGCGGTGGCGACGGGGCTGCTGTACGGCATCCGGGTCGACACCAAGGACTTCTCGCGGGAGGTCTCGACCGCCGACTTCGAGGCCGCCGCCTACCTGCTGCCCCACGCCGACGTGGGGCTGCTGGAGCGCGTCGAGAGCCCGTCGGTGAGCGCCGACACGTACGAGACCATGGCCCGGGCCATCCGGAACCGCCGGGTCGAGGGCCCGGTGCTGGCGACCTGCGTCGGGAAGCTGGCCGACCGCGACGCCCTCGCGCAGGCGGCCGACCAACTGCTCGACATGGAGGACATCACCACGACGCTGGTGTACGGCTTCCGGGACGGGACGGTGTACGTCTCCGCGCGCGCCCGCGGGACCGACATCGACCTCGGCGAGACGATGCGGGCCGCGTTCGGCCAGATCGGCAGCGCGGGCGGCCACGCCGACATGGCGGGCGCACAGATCTCGCTCGGACTGCTCGGCACGGTCGAGCAGGAGGAGGAGGCCTCGCTGGCCAGCGTCGTCAGCGACGTCATCACCGACCGCTTCTTCGAGACCATCCAGTCGACCCCCGAGAGCGGCGGCGAGTACGCCCACGGCGGCGACGTGAGCTTCGACGCCACCGTGGTCGAGCCCGAGAACTGAGCCGGCGGCGTCCCGCCTGATGCGGCGGCGTCCCGCCGGGCCAGTCGGGCCGCTCGCCGACGGGGTCCGCGATGGTCGGCCGACTCCCGCCGGGCGGGAAGCCTTTTTGACCCGCGGCCGCCTGGAAGTAGGCATGGACGTGGCGGCAGCCGACGGCGGGACCGCCGACGGGAAGCCGACGGTCAAGGACTACATGACCCGCGAGGTGGCGACGGTGTCGCCCGACGCCACCGTCGAGGAGGTCGCGCGTCGCATCGTCGAGAGCGACGAACACAACGGCTACCCGGTCTGCGACGGCCGGCGGGTCGAGGGGTTCGTCAACGCCAGGGACCTCCTGCTCGCCGACGACCAGGAGCCCATCTTCAAGGTGATGAGCAAGGACCTCATCGTGGCCCACCCCGACATGGACGTCAACGACGCCGCCCGGGTCATCCTCCGGTCGGGCATCCAGAAGCTCCCGGTGGTCGACGACGCGGGCAACCTCGTGGGCATCATCTCGAACACCGACTTCATCCGCTCGCAGATCGAGCGCGCGACCCCCGAGAAGGTCGGCAAGCTGATGCGGACCCTCGAGTCCATCCACGACACGAAGGTCGAGCAGACCCGCCGGGAGGTCCCACTCGCCGACCTGACCCCGACCCAGGGGAAGGTGTACGCCGACGAGCTCGAGGGGCGGACCTACGAGCTCGAGCGGGGCCTGGCCGAACCGCTGGTGGTCATCGACAGCGCTCCCGAGGGCGGCGTTTCGGGCGACGGCGAGCGCGAACTGCTGCTCGCCGACGGCCACCACCGGGTGATGGCGGCCGACCGACTCGACGTCGACGAGATGGACGCCTACGTCATCCTTGTGGACGACGACGTCGACCTCGGGATGGCCAAGACCGCCGAGAAGGAGGGGCTGGAGTCGCTCGACGACGTCCAGGTGGTCGACTACGCCCGCCACCCGCTGGTCGAGACTACCAAGCGTCTGCAGTGACCGAAGGGCCGCTCCTCGTCGCCGTCGGCGAGCGATATCGACGGCCGCCCTCGCAGCCTGGCATTTTCGAGGAGCGACCCGCGGCGCAGACCGGGGACACCGGACGACCCCGACGAGGCCGACGGTGGTGCGGAATCTTAATGGACTGTCCGGCAATTATTACGGGTATGTTCGACGACGACGACCTCGCGGAGATACGCGACGCCAAGGAGGAGTGGGAGGAGGAGACCCTCGACCCGGTCCTCGACGCCTACGGCGAGCGACGGGACAGGTTCGCCACGGTCTCGAACCTCGAAGTCGACCGGCTCTACACCCCCGAGGACGTCGCCGACCTCGACTACGAGGAGGACCTGGGCTTTCCCGGTGAGGACCCCTACACCCGCGGGGTCTACCCGACGATGTACCGCGGACGGACCTGGACGATGCGCCAGTTCGCGGGGTTCGGCACCGCCGAGGAGACCAACGAGCGGTTCCACTACCTCATCGACGAGGGCCAGACCGGCCTGTCGACCGCGTTCGACATGCCCAGCCTGATGGGCAAGGACAGCGACGACCCCCTCTCTGACGGCGAGGTCGGCAAGGAGGGCGTCGCGGTCGACACGCTCCGGGACATGGAGATCCTGTTCGACGGCATCGACCTCGGAGAGGTCTCGACCTCGTTCACCATCAACCCCTCCGCGCCGGTCATCTACGCGATGTACATCGCGCTGGCCGACCAGCAGGGGGTTCCCCGCGACGAGATCCGGGGTACCCTCCAGAACGACATGCTCAAGGAGTTCATCGCCCAGAAGGAGTGGGTGATCCCGCCGGAGCCCAGCCTCGACATCGTGACCGACACCGTCGAGTTCGCGGTCGAGGAGACTCCGAAGATAAAGCCGGTCTCCATCTCGGGCTACCACATCCGCGAGGCCGGGTCGACCGCGATCCAGGAATTGGCGTTCACCCTGGCGGACGGCTTCGCCTACGTCGAGGACGCGATGGACCGCGGGCTCGACGTCGACGAGTTCGCCCCCCAGCTCTCGTTCTTCTTCAACTCGCACAACTCCATCTTCGAGGAGGTCGCGAAGTTCCGCGCGGCCCGCCGTATCTACGCGAACGTCATGGACGAGTGGTACGGCGCCGAGGCCGAGGCCAGCAAGCAGCTCAAGTTCCACACCCAGACCGCCGGCCAGAGCCTCACGGCCCAGCAGCCGCTCAACAACGTGGTCCGGGTGACCATCCAGGCGCTCGCGGGCGTGCTCGGCGGCACCCAGAGCCTCCACACCAACAGCTTCGACGAGGCGCTGGCGCTGCCCTCCGAGGAGGCGGTCCGGGTCGCGCTCCGGACCCAGCAGATCATCGCCGACGAGTCGGGCGCGGCCGACATCGCCGACCCGCTGGGCGGGTCGTTCGCGGTCGAGAGCCTGACCGACGAGACCGAGGAGAAGGCGATGGCCTACATCGAGGAGATAAAGGAGATGGGCGACGGCTCGGTCCGCGACGGCGTGCTCGCGGGCATCGAGCAGGGGTACTTCCACCGCGAGATCCAGGACGCCTCCTACGAGTACCAGGAGCGCGTCGAGGAGGGCGAGGAGACGGTCGTCGGCGTCAACAAGTACGAGATCGAGGAGGACACCCGCCCCGACATCCTCACGGTCGACGAGGACGTCCAGGAGCGCCAGCTCGAGCGCCTCGCCCAGGTCAAGGCCGAGCGCGACGACGCCGCGGTCGAGGCCGCGCTCGACGACCTGGACGACGCCATCCAGAGCGACGAGAACGTGATGCCCGCCATCGTCGACGCCGTGAAGGCCTACGCCACGATGGGCGAGATCATGCAGGTGTTCGAGGCCGAGTACGGGAGCTACCAGGAGACCGTCAGCGTCGCCTGAGGCCGCGAGCCCTCGAAGCCGCCTGCGATTCTCGGGCCGGATTCCAGCGTCTCGCGTACCACCTTCGCGGCCCTATTTATCGCCCACGGCCTGTTCGTCAACGGCCCCGTGGACGAACCCGCCGATCTCACCGACGAGGTCGACGCGCTGACCTGAGACGGGTGCGATTCGACGCGGAAAGCCGGGCTTAATCCGGCGTTTCCCGCCGCCTGCGGTCGGGAACACGCGGCTTTCCCTCGAATCAGGCGTGCTAACGCGCGCCAACCTTTATTGCTCTCCTTAATGAGTAATACGACGTACCCATGTCAGAAGATACCGCCGAACTCGAAGCGCGGCTCGAAGAGCAGGACGAGTTCGAGCCGCCCGAGGAGTTCGTCGCCCAGGCGAACGTCTCCGACGACTCCGTCTACGAGGAGTTCGAGGAGAACTGGCCCGGGTGCTGGGAGCGGGCGGCCGAGCTCCTCGACTGGGAGACCGAGTACGACACGGTGCTGGACGACTCGAACCCGCCGTTCTACGAGTGGTTCACCGGCGGCGAACTCAACGCTTCGGCGAACTGCCTGGACAGGCATCTGGACGAGCGGGGCGACGAGGCCGCCATCGAGTGGATCGGCGAACCCACCGACGAGGAGAACCGGACCTACACCTACGAGGAACTGCACCGCGAGGTAAACGAATTCGCAGCCGCGCTCCGGGATATGGGCGTCGGCGAGGACGACGTCGTCACCATGTACATGCCGATGATCCCCGAGCTTCCAATCGCCATGCTGGCGTGCGCTCGCATCGGGGCACCCCACTCGGTGGTCTTCGCGGGCTTCTCCGCCGACGCCCTCGCAACCCGGATGGAGAGCGCGGACTCGGAGTACCTCGTCACCGCCAACGGCTACTTCCGGCGGGGCGACCCCCTCGACCACTTCGAGAAGACCCGCGAGGGGCTCGGCGGCGTGAGCCACGAGGTGAGCGACGTGGTGGTCGTCGACCGCCTCGCCGAGCACGGCCACGGCTACGACCTCGAGGACGGCGAGCACTACTACGCCGACCTCGTGGCCGAGCAGGAGGGCGCGGAGGTCGAGCCGGTGTCGCGGGACGCCGAGGACATGCTGTTCCTGATGTACACCTCGGGGACGACGGGCCAACCCAAGGGCGTCAAGCACACCACCGGGGGCTACCTCGCCTGGACCGCCTGGACCTCCCAGGCGGTGCTGGACGTCAAGCCCGATGACACGTACTTCTGCTCGGCCGACATCGGCTGGATCACCGGCCACTCCTACATCGTCTACGGACCCCTCGCGCTCGGCACCACCTCGGTGATGTACGAGGGCACGCCGGACCACCCCGACCGCGACCGGCTGTGGGAGATCATCGAGGACTACGAGGTGAACCAGCTCTACACCGCGCCCACGGCCATCCGGGCGTTCATGAAGTGGGGCAGCGACTTCCCCGACCGCCACGACCTCTCGAGCCTCCGGCTGCTCGGGACGGTCGGCGAGCCCATCAACCCCCGCGCCTGGAAGTGGTACTACACCAACATCGGGAACGAGGAGTGTCCCATCGTGGACACCTGGTGGCAGACCGAGACCGGCGGCATGATGGTCACCACCCTGCCCGGTGTCAAGACGATGAAGCCAGGCTCCGCGGGCCCGCCGCTGCCCGGCGTCGACGCGCAGGTCATCGACGCGAACGGCGACGAGGTGGAGGCCGGGCAAGCGGGCTACCTCACGGTCCAGAAGCCGTGGCCGGGGATGCTCCGGACCCTCTACAAGAACGACGAGCGCTACATCGACGAGTACTGGGCGGAGTACTCGGATACGGACAGCGACGATCCCGACGACTGGGTGTACTTCCCCGAGGACGGCGCCAAGATCGACGACGACGGCTACATCACGGTGCTGGGCCGGGTCGACGACGTCCTCAACGTTTCGGGCCATCGCCTCGGGACGATGGAGATCGAGAGCGCTATCGTCGGCGTCGAGGGCGTCGCCGAGGCCGCCGTCGTCGGCGGTGAACACGACGTGAAAGGCGAAGCAGTCTACGCGTACGTCATCACGGAGGACGGCTACGAGGGCGACGACGAGATGCGCGACCGCATCGTCGAGGGCGTCGAGGACGCCATCGGGCCGATCGCGCGGCCCGAGGCAGTCGTCTTCACGCCGGAGCTCCCGAAGACCCGCTCCGGGAAGATCATGCGCCGACTGCTCGAGGACATCGCCAACGGCGACGAACTCGGCAACACCTCCACCCTGCGCAACCCCGACGTGGTCGAGGACATCCAGCGGAAGGTCGCAGGCGACTGAGCGACCACACCGCCAGTTCTCCCACTCCCACGCTCGTCCTCAGGAACCGAGCCAGTCGTTCGTGGAGACCGAGTGTCCGGCGTCCCGGCAGATCTTCGCGCCCTGCTTCCGAACTCGCTTGCTCGACGGCAAATCCTCCTCGTCGCGAATCGTGGTCTCGATCCACGTCGCCAGTCGCTCGGCCTCGGTCTTGCCCGCCAGTTCTGAAACTTCCCCGATGGACTTCTCGTAGGCCCGGCGCTGGGACCGACCCTCCTTGTCGGCCTCGTAGCGCTCGTGGCTCCCGATGACGTCCTCGACCGCACGGTCGATGTCGCGCATCGACTGCTTGATGCTCATGGCGGATGGTCGGCGTTCGGCGGGGAATAGCTGGTGGGCGTCGGCCCACCCGACCGTTCCGGAACAGTTAGCTATCTATCTCTTATCGGCGACCGGCGCACGGCGGTTCCGTCCGCCGAGTTACTTACCGACACCGGAATTTATATCTTGAAAGTTGGTTATTTTTCTACCATGCACAAACCGCTGCTCGTGACCGACTTCCTCGACAGAGCCCGGACCCACTACGGCGACCAGGAGGCGGTCGTCGCCACGACCGGCGAGCGCTACACCTACGACGAGTTCGGCGACCGGGTCGACCGGCTCGCGGCCGCGCTGGCCGACCGGGGCATCGAGAAGGGCGACCGGGTCGCGGTGCTCGACCCCAACACCCACTACCAACTCGAAGCCGCGTACGCCGCCTTCCAGCTCGGCGCGGTCCACACCCCACTGAACTACCGGCTCACGCCCGACGACTACGAGTACATCCTGAACGACGCCGGCGTGGACGCGGTCGTCGCCGACTACGAGTACGCCGAGAAGATCGAGGCCGTCCGCGACGAGGTGCCCACCGAGGTCTTCGTCAGCAACGACGCCGAGGCGACCGAGGGCGACTGGGAGGAGTTCGACGCGGTGGTCGCCGACGCCGACCCCGACGGGTTCACCCGGCCCGAGATGTCCGAGGACGAGGTCGTCACCATCAACTACACCTCCGGCACAACGGGCGACCCGAAGGGCGTGATGCGGACCCACCGGACCGAGACGCTCCACGCCTACGTGCTCTCGGTCCACCAGGAGATCTACGACGACGACGTCTACCTCTGGACCCTGCCGATGTTCCACGTCAACGGCTGGGGTCACATCTACGCCGTCACCGGGATGGGCGCCACGCACGTCTGCACGCGCGGCGTCGACGCGGCCGACATCGTCGAGACGGTGCGGTCCGAGGACGTCTCGTTCCTCTGCGGCGCGCCGACCGTGCTCAACATGCTCATCGACTACTACGAGGAGAACGGCGAGCCCGAGATGACCGGCGACAGCGACGTCCGGGTGACCACCGCGGGGTCGGCGCCGCCCGAGGCGACCATCCGCGCGGTCGAGGACGAGTTCGGCTGGTACCTCAAGCACCTCTACGGCCTGACCGAGACCGGGCCGCTCATCACCATGTCGGACGCCCGCCGGCTGCTCGACGCCGACGACGACGGCCGGTTCGCGCTCAAGAAGCGCCAGGGGATGGGCGTGCTCGGCACCGAGGTCGCGGTCGTCGACGACGACGGCGCGGACGTCCCCCGCGACGACTCGACCATCGGCGAGATCGTGGTCCGGGGCAACCAGGTGATGGAGGGCTACTGGGAGAAGCCCGAGGCGACCGAGGAGGCGTTCAACGAGAAGCGCGAGGGCTGGTTCCACACCGGCGACCTCGCGAGCGTCGACGAGCACGGCATGGTAGCCATCAAGGACCGGAAGAAGGACATCATCGTCTCGGGCGGCGAGAACATCTCTAGCATCGAGATCGAGGACACGCTGTTCGACCACGACGACGTGAGCGACGTCGCGGTCATCCCGGCCCCGAGCGAGCGGTGGGGCGAGGAGCCCAAGGCGTTCGTCGTCCCGGCGTCGGGCGACCCCGAGGACCCGGGCGTGACCGAACAGGAGATCCGGGAGTTCACGAAGGAGCACATGGCCTCCTACAAGGCGGTCAAGCGCGTGGAGTTCGTCGCGGAACTGCCCTCGACCGCCACCGGGAAGATTCAGAAGTACGAGCTCCGCGAGCGGGAGTGGGACGACGAGGACCGAATGGTCGGCGAGGGGTAGGTCGGAAGGCTCTAGGCCGACTCTGTTTCTCTCGATTCTTCGCAGGTAGTCCCGATTGACTGGTATGCGACTGTTGACTCGCAGGAACACACAACAACCTCCGAACGGAGACCTCCTCGAAAGCCCCCGCCCGCTCGCGGTCGCTCTGCGAGATATTCGCGGCTCTCTGCACCGCCAGCCGCGAATAGTGGCCCGCAGAGGCGACTGAATTGCACGCGAGCGGGCAGCCCCTTTCATCCACCCCACCGCAGACCGCACGGCACCACGTCCCTCCCCAGCCGATTCGCTCACTTCGTTCGCTCATCCCTCGCGCAATGAGGGCGCGAGATGAACTCGCGCCAGCGCGCGCCGTAGCTAGTCCTGTTTTACCCAAGAACGATTAGTAATTCTAAACTCCACGTCCACCTTCCTCCGAGAGCCCAAGACCCAAGACGCCTCGAATCGAGCTACCTGATACCAATGCCCGAAGAAGAGGCGCTCTGCTTCGACATGTACGGGACGCTCTGCGACACGAGCAGTGTCACCGAGACGCTCGGCGAGGAGCTCGACCTGACCGACAAGGTGGTGGCGAACGTCGACGAGCTGTGGCGCCAGAAGCAGCTCCAGTACGCCACCGAGTCGGCGCTGATGGACGACTACCGGACGTTCTGGGAGGTGACCGAACGGGCGCTCGAGTACGCGCTGGAGTTCCACGGTCTCCCGGTCGACCGGGCGGCCCAGGAGCGAATCATCGGCGCCTACGAGCACCTCGACCCGTACCTCGACGCCGTCGGTGCGCTGGAGCGACTCGGCGAGGCCGGCGCGACCGTCGTCGTGCTCTCGAACGGTAACCCCGAGATGCTGGAGACGCTCGCGGAGAACGCGGGACTGACGACCCACCTCGACGACGTCGTCAGCGCTCACGAGGTCGGGACGTTCAAGCCCGACCCCGCGGTGTACGAGAACGCCGCCGACCGGCTCGACCGGTCGCTGGGCGACTGCCGACTCGTCTCCTCGAACGCGTGGGACGTCGCCGGTGCATCGCAGGCCGGCATGTCGACCGCGTGGGTGAACCGCGCCCGCGAACCCGCCGAACGCATCGGCGGCGAGGCCGACCTGACAGTCGAGTCGCTCGCCGACCTCGCCGAGTCGCTGTAGCTGTCGGCCGGCGCTCACTTCCGGCCGCCAGCCCGACCCCGACCGACCGGCCGGAACGTATTGGAAGAATTATCGATGGGCGGCTCGCGGAAAACTGACCCCAATCCGGCGTTTCCGCTCGTCCAAGCCCCGACGTCCGCGATATTTTACATCTGCGGCGGCGGAATCTTCCCGTATAATTATTAATGATGTTGTAGTCCTGTGATACGATGTCACGGGGAAATGACACTGATGTGACGCGGAGAGACGTCGTCAAGATGGCCGGAGCGACCGGTATCGCGGGGGTCGCCGGGGTCGCCGGAAGCGCGAGCGCACAGGAGTATCCGCCGATTGGGAACTACCCGATTCAGGGCAACCCGACGTTCGGGTTCACGGTGCCCCAGTCGGGACCGTACTCCTCGGAGGGACAGGACGAGCTCCGGGCGTACGAGTTGGCCGTCGAACACCTGAACAACGGTGGCGGCTGGGTCGACAGCTGGGACGGCCTCTCTGGGAACGGCGTGCTGGACCAGCAGATCGAGTTCGTGAGCGGCGACACCGCGACCGACGCCGACACGGCCCGCCAGACCGCGCGCCGGATGATCCAGCGCGACCAGGCGATCATGCTCTCGGGCGGGTCCTCGAGCGCGGTCGCCATCGCCATCCAGGAGCTGTGCCAGCGCGAGCGGGTCCAGTACCAGTGCTGTCTGACCCACTCGAACGAGACCACGGGCTCGAACTGCGTCCGGTACTCCTTCCGGGAGATGTTCAACGCCTACATGACGGCGCAGGCGCTGGTGCCGCCGGTGACGAACGAGTACGGCCAGAACAACAACTTCTACCAGCTGTACGCTGACTACAGCTGGGGCCAGACCCAGCAGGCCTCGATGAGCCAGTTCTTCTCCGAGGCGGGCTGGAACGAGATACAGAGCGTGGCCACGCCGCTCGGGACGAAGGACTTCTCGTCGTACCTCTCGCAGGTGCCCCGGCAGCGGACCGACGTGTTGTTCCTCAACCACTACGGGCTCGACGGCGCGAACTCGCTGAGTCAGGCGATCGACATGGGGCTCGACGAGGACATGGAGATCGTCGTGCCGCTGTACAACCGGCCGATGGCCCAGGCCGCCGGCGGCGCCATCGGGGGCATCTTCGGGACCGTCGCCTGGGACTCCCAGATCGACAACCAGCCCTCGAACGACTTCACGCAGACGTTCCGGGAGAAGTACGAGCGCATCCCGTCGGGACCGGCCCAGCTCGCGTACGCCCAGACGCTCCAGTACGCCGCGGCGGTCGAGCGGGCGGGCACCTTCTACCCGCCGGAAGTCATCAAGCAACTGGAAGGGTACCAGTACAACAACTTCGGCATGGGGCAGGAGACGATGCGTAAGTGCGACCACCAGGCTCAGCGCGCGGTGCCGGTCGTCAAGGGGCTGCCCCAGAGCGAACAGCAGCAGGGGCAGTTCTTCGAGATCGTCAACCTCACGCCGGCCGACCAGCTCGGGTACGGCTGCGACGAAGGGCCCGCCGCGGAGTGCGACCTGGGCCCCTACGAGTAGTCCGACCGGTCCGAACCACATTTTTCGGGGCGAACACGACATCGGCCGGACAGTTCTGGCAATATTCGCGGGAACACGCCGCTGTTCCCAATTATATAACAGTAACAATTATTACGCAAGGGTTGCTTGCAGACACCATGCCACAAGCTAACGGTGGCCCTACGCGACGCGATGTCGTGAAGGCAGCGAGCGCGACGGGCGCGGCGAGTATCGCTTCGATCGCGGGATGCCTCGGCGGTGGCGGAGGCGGCGGATCGGAAGACTACCCCGCGCTGGGGAACTACCCCGTCGAGGGCGACACGGTGATGCTGGGGTTCAACGTCCCGCAGTCTGGTCCCTACTCCTCGGAGGGGAAGGACGAGCTCCGGGCGTACAAGCTCGCCGTGAAGCACCTGAACAACGGCGGCGGCTGGGTCGACGGCTGGAGCGACCTCTCGGCCGACGGCGTGCTCGGCAAGACGGTCGACTACGTGACCGGCGACACCGCGACCGACGCCGACACCGCCCGGCAGTCCGCCCGCCGGATGATCCAGCGTGACAACGTCCAGATGGTCTCCGGCGGGTCGTCGAGCGCGGTCGCCATCGCGGTCCAGGAGCTGTGCCAGCAGGAGAAGGTCATGTTCATGGCGTGCCTGACCCACTCGAACGACACCACGGGCAAGAACTGCGTCCGGTACGGCTTCCGGGAGATGTTCAACGCCTACATGACCGGCCAGGCGCTCGCGCCGGTCGTCACCGAGGAGTACGGCGACGACCTCGAGTTCTACCAGCTGTACGCCGACTACAGCTGGGGGAAGACCCAGCAGGCCTCGATGAAGAAGTTCTTCGAGGAGGCCGGCTGGTCGGAGGTCGACAGCGTGCCCACGCCGCTGGGTACCAAGGACTACCAGTCGTACCTCTCGGAGGCCCGGAACTCGGGTGCCGACGCCATCTTCCTCAACCACTACGGGCTCGACGGCGCGAACTCGCTGGGCGGGGCCATCGACATGGGGCTCGACGAGGACATGGAGATCGTGATGCCGCTGTACAACCGGCCGATGGCCCAGGCCGCCGGCGGCGCCATCGAGGGTATCTACGGCACGGTCGCGTGGGACGCCCAGATCGACAACGAGCCGTCGAACAGCTTCACCAAGGCGTTCGGCGACGAGTACAGCGGTCGGGTCCCGTCGGGGCCGGCCCAGCTGGCGTACGCCCAGACCCTCCAGTGGGCCGCGGCGGCCGAGCGGGCGGGGACGTTCTACCCGCCGGAGATCATCAAGCAGCTCGAGGGTCGGAGCTACAACAACCTCGGGATGGGCAAGGAGACGATGCGCAAGTGCGACCACCAGGCCCAGCGCGCGGTCCCGGTCGTCAAGGGCCTCCCGGGGTCCGAGCAGGGCTCGGGGCAGTTCTTCGACCTGGTCAACCTCACCTCGCGGAGCGAACTCGGCTACGGTTGCGACGAAGGGCCGGCCGGAGAGTGCGAACTCGGTTCGTACGAATAGCGCGCTCGCCGCAGTTATTCACCAACGTTTATTGTAGATAGAGGATACCAAACACATGGTAGACTTATACATGGACACGCGCAGTGACGAAGGACGGAGACAGCGTTCGGGGGGAGAAGCGTGAGTCTTGTTTCCCAAGTGGCTACAGTGCTGATAAACGGGCTCCAGCAGGGAGCCATCTACGTGTTGGTCGCGATCGGGCTGTCGATCATCCTCGGCACGCTCAAGTTCGTCAACTTCGCCCACGGGGCGCTGTACCTCATCGGGACGTACGTCGGCCTGTTCATCACGCTGGAGGTGCAGCTGACCGGCGGGAAGTTGATGGAGTGGGGGTACACCGAACTCGGACTCGGCTGGGGCTTCCTGCCGGCGCTCATCATCGTTCCCGCGGTGGTGTTCGTCGTCGGCATCGTGATGGAGCGGTTCGTGGCCAGGCCGTTCTACGACAGGCCGGACACCGAC
This window encodes:
- a CDS encoding substrate-binding protein, yielding MSRGNDTDVTRRDVVKMAGATGIAGVAGVAGSASAQEYPPIGNYPIQGNPTFGFTVPQSGPYSSEGQDELRAYELAVEHLNNGGGWVDSWDGLSGNGVLDQQIEFVSGDTATDADTARQTARRMIQRDQAIMLSGGSSSAVAIAIQELCQRERVQYQCCLTHSNETTGSNCVRYSFREMFNAYMTAQALVPPVTNEYGQNNNFYQLYADYSWGQTQQASMSQFFSEAGWNEIQSVATPLGTKDFSSYLSQVPRQRTDVLFLNHYGLDGANSLSQAIDMGLDEDMEIVVPLYNRPMAQAAGGAIGGIFGTVAWDSQIDNQPSNDFTQTFREKYERIPSGPAQLAYAQTLQYAAAVERAGTFYPPEVIKQLEGYQYNNFGMGQETMRKCDHQAQRAVPVVKGLPQSEQQQGQFFEIVNLTPADQLGYGCDEGPAAECDLGPYE
- a CDS encoding substrate-binding protein — protein: MPQANGGPTRRDVVKAASATGAASIASIAGCLGGGGGGGSEDYPALGNYPVEGDTVMLGFNVPQSGPYSSEGKDELRAYKLAVKHLNNGGGWVDGWSDLSADGVLGKTVDYVTGDTATDADTARQSARRMIQRDNVQMVSGGSSSAVAIAVQELCQQEKVMFMACLTHSNDTTGKNCVRYGFREMFNAYMTGQALAPVVTEEYGDDLEFYQLYADYSWGKTQQASMKKFFEEAGWSEVDSVPTPLGTKDYQSYLSEARNSGADAIFLNHYGLDGANSLGGAIDMGLDEDMEIVMPLYNRPMAQAAGGAIEGIYGTVAWDAQIDNEPSNSFTKAFGDEYSGRVPSGPAQLAYAQTLQWAAAAERAGTFYPPEIIKQLEGRSYNNLGMGKETMRKCDHQAQRAVPVVKGLPGSEQGSGQFFDLVNLTSRSELGYGCDEGPAGECELGSYE